Proteins found in one Exiguobacterium sp. 9-2 genomic segment:
- a CDS encoding LysR family transcriptional regulator, translating into MDIRQLLFFTTIVEQGYNLTRASKHLSISQPALSQMIRDFEQLEQVELFIRKHGRLTGLSETGRQLYEDAKIVLTRHQALMGHLRERSNVVRGKVRLGIPPVILPVLFSQLIPKFMAEHPGIELEIIEEGAFELKRRLLLEELDLAILIEPGESYGIERFRLIEDEVVVAVRPNHPFQAKEALSYSDIGNEPLVILNDRFMLHHQILSEFRKVQQEPNIFFMSGAWDLLIGMVQELDVISILPEPILRFHHADDIKIIPFEPPMLWDVSLNRLVGTELRPVVRHVHQYIVHYFQSFWPTPVR; encoded by the coding sequence GTGGATATTCGACAGTTACTTTTTTTTACGACAATTGTCGAGCAAGGCTATAACTTAACGCGTGCTTCGAAACACTTGTCGATTTCGCAACCGGCGCTTAGTCAGATGATTCGCGACTTCGAACAGCTGGAGCAAGTGGAACTATTCATTCGAAAGCACGGACGGTTGACAGGGTTATCGGAAACGGGACGTCAATTGTATGAAGATGCGAAGATCGTTCTGACACGTCATCAAGCATTGATGGGGCATCTGCGCGAACGCTCAAACGTCGTCCGAGGGAAAGTCCGTCTCGGAATCCCGCCTGTCATTCTCCCTGTGTTATTTTCACAGTTAATCCCGAAGTTCATGGCGGAACATCCTGGGATTGAACTCGAAATCATCGAAGAAGGGGCGTTTGAACTCAAACGTCGACTGCTACTTGAAGAACTCGATTTGGCTATTTTGATCGAACCAGGTGAATCCTATGGCATTGAACGTTTTCGATTGATTGAAGATGAAGTCGTCGTTGCCGTTCGCCCAAATCATCCGTTTCAAGCAAAAGAAGCTCTATCTTATAGTGATATCGGAAATGAACCACTCGTCATCTTAAATGATCGATTCATGTTACATCATCAAATACTATCGGAGTTTCGCAAAGTGCAGCAAGAACCGAATATCTTCTTCATGTCTGGTGCATGGGACTTGTTGATCGGGATGGTTCAAGAACTCGACGTCATCTCGATCCTACCGGAACCGATTCTGCGGTTTCATCATGCGGATGACATTAAAATCATCCCGTTCGAGCCGCCGATGTTATGGGATGTCTCGTTGAACCGACTTGTCGGGACAGAATTACGCCCAGTCGTCCGGCACGTCCATCAATACATCGTCCACTATTTTCAATCGTTCTGGCCAACGCCTGTGCGGTGA
- the corA gene encoding magnesium/cobalt transporter CorA produces the protein MIRCILIDANDTIILTDDIFRIQEPGIKRYFVDFNQPTDTEKQKLIDAFDFHPLAIEDCFHYLQRPKLEYYADHSFFVLHALDEGTLMSREINLFASDRHLVSYHEQSSPEIDVVFEQYSHCLHTQETVDLVHKIMDKIVDGYFPIVHATEDELFALEERYRSRGNDRRLMEEIFELRAQLLRISRTVMPMRDLLYRVVESKRLSIHPKKQAFFRDLYDHLLKLSEMIEYNRLMTSEFRDNFISLNSYRMNSIMKTLTIFTTIFMPLTFIAGIYGMNFEHMPELTTRYGYFVTLGAMGLLALVMILFFKKNRWFDE, from the coding sequence TTGATTCGTTGTATATTGATCGATGCGAACGATACGATCATTTTGACAGATGATATATTTCGGATACAAGAGCCGGGTATCAAACGCTATTTCGTTGATTTTAATCAACCGACAGATACAGAAAAGCAAAAATTGATCGATGCCTTTGATTTTCATCCGCTGGCGATTGAAGACTGTTTTCATTATTTACAACGTCCGAAGCTCGAGTATTATGCGGATCATAGTTTTTTTGTCCTTCATGCACTTGATGAAGGAACGTTGATGAGTCGTGAAATCAATTTGTTCGCAAGTGATCGGCATCTTGTTAGCTACCATGAGCAATCCTCGCCGGAAATTGACGTCGTGTTTGAACAATACAGTCATTGCCTACACACACAAGAAACGGTCGATCTCGTACATAAAATCATGGATAAGATCGTCGACGGTTATTTTCCGATCGTCCATGCGACAGAAGATGAATTGTTTGCGCTTGAGGAACGCTATCGATCACGCGGAAACGATCGTCGGTTGATGGAAGAAATTTTCGAACTAAGAGCGCAGTTACTTCGAATCTCGCGGACAGTCATGCCGATGCGGGACTTATTGTATCGGGTCGTCGAATCGAAGCGGTTATCGATTCATCCGAAGAAGCAAGCATTCTTTCGCGATTTGTATGATCATTTACTAAAGTTATCCGAAATGATTGAATACAACCGATTGATGACATCTGAGTTTCGGGATAACTTCATTTCCCTCAATTCGTACCGGATGAATAGCATCATGAAGACGTTAACGATCTTTACGACGATTTTCATGCCGTTGACGTTCATCGCTGGTATATATGGCATGAACTTTGAACATATGCCAGAACTGACCACCCGGTATGGTTATTTCGTGACGTTAGGGGCAATGGGACTCCTTGCTTTAGTGATGATTCTGTTCTTCAAAAAAAATCGTTGGTTTGATGAATAA
- a CDS encoding NAD(P)/FAD-dependent oxidoreductase, translating to MYTHIIVGAGILGASTAYHLSKAGERVLLVDRKEPGRASHAAAGIICPWMTQRRNKAWYKLANNGAHFYKTLIPELEALGETSTGYQQVGAIALHETSKIDKMETIAQNRFPEAPAIERIERLDQERVKTLFPLVEQIEDALFVSGGARVDGRALCAAMIRGAVEHGATVLEGDASLVVDKGVVTGITMENEQYSADHFILTAGVWLNDLLRPLDLKIDLHPEKGQILQLDLTDSTSTTWPVVMGQRGLYLVSIHEKKLIVGSTHEKQTDYNLKPTVKGMHALLNRALPVLPSLEETTIDELRIGLRPYTKNSLPVIGPLQNHPNVFLANGLGASGLTIGPYLGSQLAKLANHQTLDIEWQTYEPTYVSFDS from the coding sequence ATGTACACCCATATCATTGTCGGTGCCGGAATTCTTGGTGCCTCGACAGCTTATCATTTATCAAAGGCTGGTGAACGCGTCTTACTCGTTGATCGGAAGGAACCCGGTCGCGCCTCCCATGCGGCAGCGGGCATCATCTGTCCATGGATGACACAACGACGCAATAAAGCATGGTACAAGTTAGCGAATAACGGTGCTCATTTTTACAAGACATTGATTCCTGAACTCGAAGCACTCGGCGAGACGAGCACAGGTTATCAGCAAGTTGGAGCGATCGCCTTACACGAAACATCAAAAATCGATAAGATGGAGACGATTGCGCAAAACCGCTTTCCAGAAGCCCCTGCCATCGAACGGATCGAACGACTCGATCAAGAACGTGTCAAAACGCTGTTTCCGCTCGTTGAACAGATCGAAGATGCCTTATTCGTCTCTGGCGGTGCACGTGTTGATGGACGTGCCTTATGTGCCGCTATGATCCGTGGGGCTGTCGAACACGGTGCGACTGTACTAGAAGGAGATGCTTCTCTTGTCGTAGACAAAGGAGTCGTCACCGGTATAACCATGGAAAACGAACAGTACTCGGCAGACCACTTCATTTTAACGGCAGGCGTTTGGTTGAATGACCTTCTTCGGCCGCTTGACCTTAAAATCGATTTGCACCCAGAGAAGGGACAAATCCTACAACTCGACTTGACGGATTCTACATCAACGACGTGGCCTGTCGTCATGGGACAACGCGGATTGTACCTGGTTTCGATCCACGAAAAGAAACTGATCGTCGGTTCGACACATGAGAAACAGACCGATTACAACTTAAAGCCGACCGTCAAAGGAATGCATGCTTTATTGAATCGTGCTTTACCTGTCTTACCAAGTCTCGAGGAAACGACAATTGATGAACTCCGTATCGGCTTACGTCCCTATACAAAAAACTCGTTACCAGTAATCGGACCGCTTCAAAATCATCCAAACGTGTTCTTAGCAAACGGACTCGGCGCATCCGGTTTGACGATTGGACCTTATCTCGGTAGCCAATTAGCGAAGCTTGCAAATCATCAAACGCTTGATATCGAATGGCAGACCTATGAGCCGACATACGTCTCTTTCGACTCCTAA
- the egtD gene encoding L-histidine N(alpha)-methyltransferase produces the protein MRETVIGYDLYTPQQNMRLEVIEGLMREQKVLPAKYFYDHIGSQLFEQITQQPEYYPTRTELAILEQHRAEIAQSIGDVHTLIEYGSGSSRKIQMLLETFTHLDTYMPIDISKDFLMESARQLSERYPALHIKAVCGDYSQAISLPVEESQKRVIFFPGSTIGNFEPEEAMHFLRHSSRILESGDGFLIGVDLKKSTDVLERAYNDAAGVTAAFNLNMLTHLNQMLDGTFDVTRFKHHAFYNEEKGRIEMHLRSQLDQLVQVGDVTVPFKQGETVHTENSYKYSKEEFETLARQSGFHPVNCWIDDDKRFSVHYLEKM, from the coding sequence ATGCGCGAGACGGTCATTGGCTACGACTTATATACTCCGCAACAAAACATGCGTTTAGAAGTCATCGAAGGTCTGATGCGCGAACAAAAAGTCTTACCGGCGAAATACTTTTATGATCATATCGGCTCCCAGTTGTTCGAGCAGATCACGCAACAACCGGAATATTATCCGACAAGAACGGAACTTGCTATCTTGGAGCAACACCGAGCGGAAATCGCTCAGAGTATTGGGGATGTGCATACGCTGATCGAATATGGAAGTGGAAGCAGTCGTAAAATCCAGATGTTGCTTGAGACGTTTACGCACTTGGATACGTACATGCCGATCGACATCTCAAAAGACTTTTTGATGGAATCTGCTCGTCAATTATCGGAGCGGTATCCTGCATTGCATATTAAAGCTGTTTGTGGTGATTATTCACAAGCCATTTCCTTACCGGTAGAGGAGTCTCAAAAACGGGTCATCTTTTTCCCGGGTTCGACGATCGGGAACTTTGAACCGGAGGAAGCGATGCACTTTTTACGTCATTCATCGCGGATCCTTGAAAGTGGAGATGGATTCTTGATCGGCGTTGATCTAAAAAAATCGACCGATGTCCTTGAACGTGCTTATAACGATGCAGCCGGTGTCACGGCAGCATTCAATTTGAACATGTTGACGCACTTGAACCAGATGCTCGATGGAACGTTTGATGTGACCCGATTTAAACATCATGCTTTTTATAATGAAGAAAAAGGACGAATCGAAATGCATCTTCGGAGTCAACTTGATCAATTAGTACAAGTCGGAGACGTGACGGTTCCGTTTAAACAGGGGGAGACGGTTCATACGGAGAACTCCTATAAATACAGTAAAGAAGAGTTTGAGACTCTCGCTCGTCAAAGTGGTTTTCATCCGGTCAATTGCTGGATTGATGATGACAAACGATTTAGCGTGCATTATTTAGAAAAAATGTAA
- the egtB gene encoding ergothioneine biosynthesis protein EgtB yields MLFETTSYLIEKFATVRNQTIALIEPLEAEDFIIQASSDVSPPKWHIAHTTWFFERMILQEYSENYQVFHPKYNYLFNSYYNSIGPYQPRQQRGMLSRPTVEDIIAYRAYVDGQMIEFLKEERTPEDQRKIEALVEMGLQHEQQHQELILMDVKYNFFTNPLLPAYQSKSLEPDVPENALMETSFIPFEEGLVEIGHTGDGFAFDNESPRHKTWLHPFELATRPVTNGEYLAFIEAGGYEKSEYWLSDGFATVQKEGWKAPLYWMKDDAGEWTIFTMNGVEPLRLDEPVCHVSFYEADAYSRFKGKRLPTEAEWEWASRQVDSVTKRNMMGNGTFHPVVVKESETTLASMFGNVWEWTSSPYSSYPGSKPLEGALGEYNAKFMCNQMVLRGGACVTPDDHIRETYRNFFPPDKRWLFGGFRLAGDM; encoded by the coding sequence ATGCTATTTGAAACGACATCGTACTTAATTGAAAAATTCGCTACCGTTCGCAACCAAACGATTGCCTTAATCGAACCGCTCGAAGCAGAGGATTTCATCATTCAAGCTAGTTCAGACGTGAGTCCGCCAAAATGGCACATTGCCCATACGACTTGGTTTTTTGAACGGATGATACTACAGGAATATAGTGAAAACTATCAAGTCTTCCATCCGAAATACAATTATTTGTTCAACTCGTACTACAATTCAATCGGACCTTATCAACCTCGTCAACAACGGGGAATGTTGTCACGTCCGACCGTCGAGGACATCATCGCTTACCGGGCATATGTCGATGGACAAATGATCGAGTTCTTGAAAGAAGAACGGACTCCAGAAGACCAACGAAAAATCGAAGCATTGGTCGAGATGGGACTACAACACGAACAACAACATCAGGAATTGATTTTGATGGACGTGAAGTATAACTTTTTCACGAATCCGTTATTACCTGCCTATCAGTCAAAGTCGTTAGAACCGGACGTGCCTGAAAATGCACTCATGGAAACATCCTTTATCCCATTTGAGGAAGGACTCGTCGAGATTGGTCATACAGGAGACGGTTTTGCGTTTGATAACGAGAGTCCGCGCCATAAAACGTGGCTGCATCCGTTTGAATTAGCGACACGTCCTGTCACGAACGGGGAGTATTTGGCATTTATTGAAGCAGGTGGCTATGAAAAGTCAGAGTATTGGTTATCTGATGGCTTTGCAACGGTTCAAAAAGAAGGCTGGAAAGCGCCATTATATTGGATGAAGGATGACGCGGGAGAATGGACGATCTTTACGATGAATGGCGTCGAACCATTGCGGCTCGACGAACCAGTCTGTCACGTTAGCTTTTATGAGGCGGATGCTTACAGCCGTTTTAAAGGGAAGCGTTTGCCGACAGAAGCGGAATGGGAATGGGCTTCTCGTCAAGTCGATTCCGTTACGAAGCGCAACATGATGGGAAATGGTACGTTTCATCCAGTCGTAGTCAAAGAGTCAGAGACGACACTTGCGAGCATGTTCGGTAACGTCTGGGAATGGACATCAAGTCCTTATAGTTCGTATCCAGGCAGTAAACCACTTGAGGGAGCACTTGGAGAGTACAATGCGAAGTTCATGTGTAATCAAATGGTACTACGTGGAGGAGCGTGCGTGACGCCTGACGATCATATTCGCGAGACGTACCGAAACTTCTTCCCACCCGATAAACGCTGGTTATTTGGCGGCTTCCGATTGGCGGGTGACATGTGA
- the guaC gene encoding GMP reductase: MDVVFDYEDIQLIPAKSIVGSRSECDTSVEFGGRRFKLPVVPANMQTIIDESIALFLAEGDYFYIMHRFEPARRLAFVRMMQERQLFASISVGVKEEEYQLIEQLATEGLTPEYITIDIAHGHSEAVIQMIRHIKSLLPTSFVIAGNVGTPEAVRELENAGADATKVGIGPGKVCITKIKTGFGTGGWQLAALRWCAKAASKPIIADGGIRTHGDIAKSVRFGASMVMIGSLFAGHEESPGETHEVDGVLVKEYFGSASEFQKGERKNVEGKKMFVEHKGSLADTLIEMEQDLQSAISYAGGNKLKAIRTVDYVVVKNSIFNGDKVF, translated from the coding sequence ATGGATGTAGTATTCGATTATGAAGATATTCAATTAATTCCAGCAAAATCAATCGTTGGTAGTCGTTCGGAATGTGATACGTCAGTCGAGTTCGGCGGTCGTCGTTTCAAGCTTCCGGTCGTACCCGCAAACATGCAAACGATCATTGATGAATCGATTGCTTTGTTCTTAGCTGAAGGCGATTATTTCTATATCATGCATCGATTCGAACCGGCACGACGTCTAGCGTTCGTTCGTATGATGCAAGAGCGTCAACTGTTCGCTTCGATTAGCGTCGGTGTCAAGGAAGAAGAATATCAGCTGATCGAACAGCTCGCGACAGAGGGACTAACTCCTGAATACATCACGATTGATATCGCACACGGTCATTCGGAAGCAGTCATTCAGATGATTCGCCACATCAAATCGCTTTTGCCAACAAGTTTCGTTATTGCTGGAAACGTCGGTACACCGGAAGCGGTACGCGAACTTGAGAACGCAGGAGCAGACGCAACAAAAGTCGGGATTGGACCAGGTAAAGTTTGTATCACGAAAATTAAAACAGGTTTCGGTACAGGTGGTTGGCAACTCGCAGCACTTCGTTGGTGTGCGAAGGCAGCAAGCAAACCGATTATCGCCGATGGTGGTATTCGGACGCATGGGGATATCGCGAAGTCGGTTCGGTTCGGTGCTTCGATGGTCATGATCGGTTCACTTTTCGCAGGGCATGAAGAATCGCCTGGTGAGACACATGAAGTGGACGGGGTGCTCGTCAAGGAATATTTCGGTTCTGCTTCTGAGTTCCAAAAAGGCGAACGCAAGAATGTTGAAGGGAAAAAGATGTTCGTCGAGCATAAAGGAAGTCTAGCAGATACATTGATTGAAATGGAGCAAGATTTGCAATCAGCGATCTCATACGCTGGTGGAAATAAATTGAAGGCGATACGGACGGTCGACTACGTCGTCGTCAAAAACTCGATTTTCAACGGTGATAAAGTATTTTAA
- a CDS encoding NUDIX domain-containing protein, with the protein MPISDYYANLRRHVGTQCLFTPCVAAIIRNEAGHILFQDPGGPFWSLPAGAIELGESPAQAVIREVYEETGLFVRPVRLIATFGGESFRLTYPDGNEVEYVATMFECEVVSGKLEAIDGESKQLAYFPKNERPPLALPYPDQVFEKSEASSYFDWEEQWLTDLQQQYC; encoded by the coding sequence ATGCCAATCTCTGATTATTATGCCAATCTACGGCGACATGTCGGAACACAATGTCTGTTTACACCATGCGTCGCAGCAATCATTCGAAACGAAGCAGGGCATATCCTTTTCCAGGATCCAGGTGGTCCGTTTTGGAGTTTGCCTGCCGGGGCGATTGAACTAGGAGAATCCCCTGCACAAGCAGTCATTCGCGAAGTCTATGAAGAAACGGGTCTATTCGTTCGACCCGTCCGACTAATCGCGACATTTGGTGGGGAATCGTTTCGACTTACGTATCCTGACGGAAACGAGGTCGAGTATGTAGCAACGATGTTCGAATGTGAGGTAGTCAGTGGGAAGCTCGAGGCCATTGATGGGGAATCTAAGCAACTGGCTTATTTTCCAAAAAATGAGCGTCCGCCACTTGCCTTGCCTTATCCTGATCAAGTGTTTGAGAAATCGGAGGCATCGAGTTATTTCGATTGGGAAGAGCAGTGGTTGACTGATTTACAACAACAATATTGTTAA
- a CDS encoding GNAT family N-acetyltransferase — protein MLPIYIRPYVLDDAAVILEMNLRNREHFEYWMPVKPLPEQYTLEGQRERIFRHQELMKQDAYYAYGVFLSETDQLIGDVSAMFIQRGPAETCMIGYQLDAVYGGKGYMAQAVGLFVDHLFDVHQFHRIRAEVMPANVGSIRVLEKVGFRKEGIAKQNLFINDAWEDFILFALLKEDREESGHANL, from the coding sequence ATGTTACCTATATATATTCGCCCGTATGTCTTAGATGATGCGGCAGTTATTCTTGAGATGAACTTACGAAATCGTGAACACTTCGAATACTGGATGCCAGTTAAGCCGTTACCCGAACAGTACACGTTAGAGGGGCAGCGGGAACGAATTTTTCGTCATCAAGAGTTGATGAAACAAGATGCTTATTATGCTTACGGTGTTTTTTTATCAGAGACCGATCAATTGATTGGCGATGTCTCAGCGATGTTCATCCAGCGTGGACCAGCCGAGACGTGCATGATCGGCTATCAGTTAGATGCCGTCTATGGTGGAAAAGGATATATGGCTCAAGCGGTCGGATTGTTCGTAGACCATCTATTTGATGTCCATCAGTTCCACCGTATTCGTGCTGAGGTCATGCCGGCGAACGTCGGATCGATTCGTGTTCTTGAAAAAGTCGGATTTCGTAAAGAAGGAATCGCGAAGCAAAACCTCTTCATCAATGATGCCTGGGAAGATTTTATTTTGTTTGCTCTATTAAAAGAAGACCGGGAGGAGTCAGGTCATGCCAATCTCTGA
- a CDS encoding cold-shock protein produces the protein MEQGKVKWFNAEKGFGFIERESGDDVFVHFSAIQSEGFKSLDEGQEVSFEVEEGQRGPQATNVVKL, from the coding sequence ATGGAACAAGGTAAAGTAAAATGGTTTAACGCAGAAAAAGGATTCGGCTTCATCGAGCGCGAAAGCGGAGACGACGTATTCGTACACTTCTCAGCAATCCAATCTGAAGGTTTCAAATCACTTGACGAAGGTCAAGAGGTTTCTTTCGAAGTTGAAGAAGGTCAACGCGGACCACAAGCAACTAACGTTGTAAAACTTTAA
- a CDS encoding nuclear transport factor 2 family protein, with translation MTLEQTVQHLKDAMLKGDSSQVSHLLSPEFTFIDALGRSFDAETYLDHYVDPANIRWLSRTDDFSYIDHFEDTAIQYSLIEDRFEYGATQYVGRFRIVSIYRATSDGWKWHFGQLTSLDPS, from the coding sequence ATGACACTCGAACAAACCGTGCAACACCTTAAAGATGCTATGCTAAAAGGAGATTCATCACAAGTTTCACATCTATTATCTCCCGAATTCACGTTCATCGATGCGTTAGGGCGATCGTTCGACGCCGAAACGTATCTTGATCATTACGTTGACCCTGCGAATATCCGCTGGTTATCCCGGACCGATGATTTTTCATACATTGATCACTTTGAAGATACAGCGATTCAGTATAGTTTAATAGAAGATCGTTTTGAATACGGGGCAACTCAATACGTAGGACGTTTCCGGATCGTATCAATCTATCGTGCTACGTCAGATGGTTGGAAATGGCACTTTGGTCAATTAACATCTCTTGATCCGTCGTGA
- the serC gene encoding 3-phosphoserine/phosphohydroxythreonine transaminase produces the protein MTVYNFSAGPAVLPAPVLMKAQSELLNYENSGQSVLEMSHRSPIFESIRDAAEQSLRRLMSIPDTYSVLFLQGGATLQFAMLPQNLATKTGRIDFIDTGGWSTKAITDAKQYATVNVLASSADHGYRFIPEGPFASSADYLHITWNNTLEGTTYHTPPHVDASLVADVSSSILSESLPVEAFDVLYAGAQKNLGVAGLTVVIVKNELLDRVPDTIGTYLRYDIHAKQRSLYNTPPTFSLYMTKLVLDWIEETGLETIEARNVSQARMLYEAIDQSDLFHNHVAIKDRSRMNIPFSTGSETEDAAFLTFAARHDLINLAGHRSIGGMRASLYNAMPTEGVTALIHIMHRFEQGER, from the coding sequence ATGACGGTTTATAACTTTTCTGCCGGTCCTGCAGTCCTTCCTGCCCCGGTCTTAATGAAGGCTCAATCCGAGCTACTTAATTATGAAAATTCAGGACAATCGGTTCTTGAAATGAGTCATCGTTCGCCAATCTTCGAATCGATTCGAGATGCAGCCGAACAATCATTGCGAAGGCTCATGTCGATTCCTGATACGTACTCCGTCTTGTTTCTTCAAGGTGGAGCTACACTTCAGTTCGCGATGTTACCCCAAAATTTAGCGACGAAGACCGGACGGATTGATTTCATCGATACCGGTGGCTGGTCGACCAAAGCAATTACGGATGCCAAACAGTATGCGACGGTTAATGTCCTCGCCTCTTCTGCTGATCACGGTTATCGCTTCATCCCAGAAGGTCCGTTCGCGTCATCAGCCGACTATTTGCACATCACTTGGAACAACACGCTCGAAGGAACGACGTATCACACACCGCCTCACGTCGATGCGTCACTCGTCGCCGACGTTTCTTCTTCCATTTTGTCTGAATCTTTGCCAGTCGAGGCATTTGATGTGTTGTACGCCGGTGCTCAAAAAAACCTTGGCGTCGCCGGTTTGACGGTTGTCATTGTAAAAAATGAGCTACTTGATCGTGTTCCGGATACGATTGGTACCTATTTACGGTATGACATTCATGCAAAACAACGGTCTTTGTATAATACACCGCCGACATTCAGTCTTTACATGACGAAATTAGTACTCGATTGGATTGAAGAGACGGGACTCGAGACGATTGAGGCAAGAAACGTCTCACAAGCGCGCATGTTATATGAAGCAATTGATCAATCCGATCTATTTCATAACCATGTAGCCATCAAGGATCGAAGCCGGATGAACATTCCATTTTCGACCGGAAGTGAGACGGAAGACGCTGCTTTCTTGACCTTCGCTGCGCGTCACGATCTAATCAATCTTGCCGGTCATCGTTCGATTGGTGGAATGCGCGCGAGTCTTTACAATGCGATGCCGACCGAAGGGGTTACGGCACTGATTCACATCATGCACCGTTTTGAACAGGGGGAACGTTAA
- a CDS encoding phosphoglycerate dehydrogenase → MYQVQLWNDLSDKGLKRFTDDYHVQRETEQPDAFLVRSKDLHDMRFPDSLKAVARAGVGVNTIPLDQLANRGIPVFSTPGANANAVKELVIGSLFLTARKLVPSLLWTNNLRGPDIPERIEANKKQFVGTELLGKRIGIVGLGAIGANLANTLHELGMTVTGYDPHMSVESAWRVSNQIQRATQLEDLLATSDYITLHLPLVDATTGLLDASLLSKMKHGATLLNFSRGELVDEQALADVLRSGRLANYVTDFPNAFILSLPRVIALPHIGASTSEAEENCAIMAVDQLRLFLETGNIRNAVNFPAVELPFTGKRRITIAHHNIPNMVGQIASVLAQESINIANMINGSKDAIAYTIIDIDNHADELISLDRLNQIPGVLKTRLL, encoded by the coding sequence ATGTATCAAGTCCAACTATGGAATGATCTATCGGATAAAGGATTAAAACGATTCACAGACGACTATCACGTCCAGCGAGAAACGGAGCAGCCAGACGCCTTTCTCGTCCGCAGCAAGGATTTACATGACATGCGCTTTCCGGACAGTCTTAAAGCCGTCGCCCGAGCTGGCGTCGGCGTCAATACGATTCCACTCGATCAACTTGCGAACCGCGGGATTCCCGTCTTTTCGACACCAGGCGCTAATGCAAATGCCGTCAAGGAACTAGTCATCGGCAGTTTATTCCTGACGGCGCGAAAGCTCGTCCCTAGTCTGCTTTGGACGAACAACTTACGCGGACCGGATATTCCGGAGCGGATTGAAGCGAACAAAAAACAATTTGTCGGAACGGAGTTGCTTGGGAAACGAATCGGAATCGTAGGACTTGGAGCAATCGGCGCGAACTTAGCCAACACTCTCCATGAGCTTGGCATGACCGTTACAGGCTATGATCCACATATGTCCGTTGAGTCCGCTTGGCGCGTCTCAAATCAGATTCAGCGGGCAACACAGCTCGAGGATCTGCTCGCGACAAGCGACTACATCACCTTGCATCTTCCGCTCGTTGACGCAACGACAGGTTTACTCGATGCATCACTCTTGTCGAAGATGAAACACGGCGCGACTTTGCTTAACTTCTCTCGTGGCGAACTCGTCGATGAACAAGCGTTAGCCGATGTACTCCGGTCTGGTCGTCTGGCCAATTATGTGACGGATTTCCCGAATGCCTTCATCTTGTCCCTTCCACGGGTCATCGCTTTGCCACATATCGGGGCATCAACGAGTGAAGCGGAGGAAAACTGTGCCATCATGGCGGTCGATCAACTGCGTCTGTTCCTTGAGACAGGAAACATCCGTAATGCTGTCAATTTCCCTGCTGTCGAGTTACCGTTCACCGGAAAACGACGGATTACGATTGCTCACCATAACATTCCGAATATGGTCGGTCAAATTGCCTCCGTGTTAGCACAAGAGTCGATCAATATCGCGAATATGATCAATGGTAGCAAAGATGCTATTGCCTATACGATCATCGATATCGATAACCATGCGGATGAGTTGATTTCGCTCGACCGACTGAATCAGATTCCTGGCGTCTTGAAAACACGTCTACTTTAA